A genome region from Staphylococcus capitis subsp. capitis includes the following:
- a CDS encoding PLP-dependent cysteine synthase family protein — protein sequence MIAYDLIGQTPLVLLESFSDENVKIYAKLEQFNPGGSVKDRLGKYLVETAIEDGRLKEGGTIVEATAGNTGIGLAIAANRFRVKCVIFAPEGFSEEKISIMKALGADVRRTPKVDGMIGAQEEAKSYAKKYNALYMNQFGTEDNPGAYTNTLAKQITHQLDHIDYFVAGVGSGGTFTDVAKHMTTLGVKNYIVEPQGSILNGGPIHAHATEGIGSEKWPTFLDRDLVDGIFTISDKDAFNNVKLIANKEGLLVGSSSGAALQGALELKKHIKKGVIVTIFPDGSDRYMSKQIFNYKESNDNE from the coding sequence ATGATAGCTTATGATTTAATTGGGCAGACACCACTGGTGTTATTGGAAAGTTTTAGTGATGAAAATGTAAAAATATATGCGAAACTAGAGCAATTCAACCCTGGAGGCAGTGTAAAGGATCGTCTAGGAAAATATTTAGTTGAAACGGCAATTGAGGATGGGCGTCTCAAAGAAGGTGGCACAATTGTTGAGGCGACAGCTGGAAACACTGGTATAGGACTTGCCATAGCTGCGAACCGTTTCAGAGTCAAATGCGTTATTTTTGCACCGGAGGGCTTTTCAGAGGAGAAGATCTCAATTATGAAAGCGTTAGGTGCAGATGTTAGGCGAACACCAAAAGTTGACGGTATGATCGGGGCGCAAGAAGAAGCGAAGTCTTATGCTAAAAAATACAATGCGTTGTATATGAATCAATTTGGTACTGAAGACAATCCTGGTGCATATACGAATACCTTAGCCAAACAGATCACTCATCAATTAGACCATATTGATTATTTCGTAGCAGGTGTAGGTTCAGGCGGTACATTTACTGATGTTGCGAAACATATGACAACACTGGGAGTTAAGAATTATATAGTTGAGCCTCAAGGATCTATTTTGAATGGAGGTCCAATACACGCGCATGCGACAGAGGGCATAGGTTCTGAAAAGTGGCCTACATTCTTAGATAGAGATTTAGTGGATGGCATATTTACTATTTCAGATAAGGATGCCTTTAATAACGTCAAACTCATCGCTAATAAAGAGGGATTACTAGTAGGAAGTTCATCTGGTGCTGCATTGCAAGGTGCCTTAGAATTAAAAAAACACATAAAAAAAGGCGTAATCGTAACGATATTCCCTGATGGTAGTGACCGTTATATGTCGAAACAAATTTTCAATTATAAGGAGAGTAATGACAATGAATAA
- a CDS encoding alpha/beta fold hydrolase, giving the protein MSLSEFKIPTSTSILSMKPIVLPASYRGIDIQLKVSFPNKGHHLPIILLAHGFGSSMEGYGPLADFYASHGFIVIQPTFLDSRTINLDKDDKRQSELWRYRVQDMKNIIDHLDQITIEIPTLHQRIDKDNIAVVGHSFGGQTAGNLLGLQVFDPLTNSYTDYLDSRVKGGVLLATAGEGGDKLTQFAKDNFPFLNPTFKHMSKPALIIAGDKDDSPLTQLGPEWMEEPYYLSPGKKSLLKLYDAEHSLGGIAGYEVKETTDENPERVSLVQYITWAYLRSLLDIEHDSWNHAQSVLDDKNAMGIIQSKMH; this is encoded by the coding sequence ATGAGTTTAAGTGAATTTAAAATACCAACTTCAACGTCAATATTGTCAATGAAGCCTATTGTACTACCCGCTTCTTACAGAGGAATAGATATACAGCTAAAGGTCTCTTTCCCTAATAAAGGTCATCACCTTCCTATTATATTGTTAGCACATGGGTTTGGTTCTTCTATGGAGGGCTACGGACCCTTAGCTGATTTTTACGCGAGCCATGGTTTCATAGTTATTCAACCAACTTTTCTAGATTCAAGAACGATAAATTTAGATAAAGATGATAAAAGACAATCAGAACTCTGGAGATATAGAGTGCAAGATATGAAAAATATCATCGATCATTTAGACCAAATCACTATAGAAATTCCAACATTACATCAACGAATTGATAAAGATAATATTGCAGTAGTGGGTCATTCATTCGGAGGTCAGACTGCCGGCAATCTACTTGGTCTACAAGTCTTTGATCCATTAACAAATTCTTATACCGATTACCTAGATTCAAGAGTGAAAGGCGGTGTACTGTTAGCAACTGCAGGTGAAGGGGGAGATAAATTAACTCAATTCGCCAAAGATAACTTCCCATTCCTTAATCCGACATTTAAACACATGTCCAAACCTGCTCTTATTATTGCTGGGGATAAGGATGATTCTCCATTAACACAGTTAGGGCCTGAATGGATGGAAGAACCTTACTATTTAAGTCCCGGTAAAAAATCATTGCTTAAATTATATGATGCCGAACATTCTCTTGGCGGCATAGCTGGATATGAAGTGAAAGAAACCACAGATGAAAATCCAGAACGAGTATCATTAGTACAGTATATTACTTGGGCATATTTACGTTCATTATTGGATATTGAACACGATAGTTGGAATCATGCTCAATCCGTTTTAGATGATAAAAATGCAATGGGAATCATTCAATCTAAAATGCATTAA
- a CDS encoding bifunctional cystathionine gamma-lyase/homocysteine desulfhydrase yields MNKKTQMIHGGHTTDDYTGAVTTPIYQTSTYLQDDIGDLRQGYEYSRTANPTRASLESIIADLEHGKHGFAFGSGMAAISAVIMLLDKGDHLILNSDVYGGTYRALTKVFTRFGVEVDFVDTTHIENVEKYIKPETKMLYIETPSNPLLRVTDIKASAEIAKKHNLISVVDNTFMTPYYQNPLDFGIDIVLHSATKYIGGHSDVVAGLVATADDELGERLGFISNSTGGVLGPQDSYLLVRVIKTLGLRMEQINRNVEGIVKMLQDHSSVQQVFHPSIEGHLNHDIHQSQASGHTGVIAFEVKDTEAAKQVIHATKYFTLAESLGAVESLISVPALMTHASIPADVRAKEGITDGLIRLSIGIEDTDDLVNDLNHALDTLN; encoded by the coding sequence ATGAATAAAAAAACGCAAATGATTCATGGTGGACATACAACTGACGATTATACTGGAGCAGTAACAACGCCAATTTATCAAACGAGTACGTATTTACAAGATGATATCGGTGATTTAAGACAAGGGTATGAATATTCACGTACAGCTAATCCAACACGTGCGTCACTAGAGAGTATTATTGCGGATTTAGAACATGGTAAGCATGGGTTCGCGTTTGGTTCAGGCATGGCTGCGATTAGTGCAGTTATAATGTTGTTAGATAAAGGTGATCATTTAATTTTAAACTCTGATGTCTATGGAGGAACATATCGTGCATTAACTAAAGTATTTACACGATTTGGTGTAGAAGTTGATTTTGTAGATACAACGCATATTGAAAATGTTGAAAAATACATTAAGCCAGAAACTAAAATGTTATACATTGAAACACCATCAAATCCATTATTACGTGTAACTGATATAAAAGCATCAGCTGAAATTGCTAAAAAACACAATCTTATTTCAGTGGTTGATAATACATTTATGACACCTTATTATCAAAATCCTCTAGATTTCGGAATTGATATCGTTTTACACTCGGCAACTAAATATATTGGTGGACATAGTGATGTGGTCGCTGGTTTAGTAGCAACTGCTGATGATGAATTGGGTGAGCGTTTAGGTTTTATTTCTAATTCAACAGGTGGCGTTCTTGGACCTCAAGATAGTTATTTATTAGTAAGAGTTATTAAAACACTTGGTTTACGTATGGAACAAATCAATCGCAATGTTGAAGGTATTGTTAAAATGTTGCAAGACCACTCGTCAGTTCAACAAGTTTTCCATCCAAGTATAGAAGGTCATTTGAATCATGATATTCACCAATCTCAAGCAAGTGGACACACTGGTGTTATTGCATTTGAAGTGAAAGACACTGAAGCGGCTAAACAAGTGATTCATGCTACAAAATATTTCACTTTAGCTGAAAGTTTAGGTGCAGTTGAAAGTCTTATTTCAGTACCAGCATTAATGACACATGCTTCTATACCAGCGGATGTCCGCGCAAAAGAAGGTATTACTGATGGCTTAATTCGATTATCAATTGGTATTGAAGATACAGATGATCTTGTGAATGATTTAAATCATGCATTAGACACATTAAATTAG
- a CDS encoding pentapeptide repeat-containing protein encodes MTKRDLSLSVFTKENFKNLRYTSSNFRNSMYDELEVNKSRFKNCNFNEGIFKNIKAISNSKFTTCGFNNCIFESVHFYKNQYKDTTFVNTSFDETVLNNMVFQDILFDENLARNVKMTDTTFKNVNFKNVEVDNASFENVKFKNCAFDNVVIKNATMSQKLINELQKQHVELENVQPSK; translated from the coding sequence ATGACGAAACGTGACTTGTCCTTATCAGTATTTACGAAAGAAAATTTTAAAAATCTACGTTATACATCGTCTAATTTTAGAAATTCAATGTATGATGAATTAGAAGTTAATAAAAGTCGTTTTAAAAACTGCAACTTTAATGAAGGTATTTTTAAAAATATAAAAGCCATTTCTAATAGTAAGTTCACTACATGTGGTTTTAATAATTGCATCTTTGAGAGTGTCCATTTTTATAAGAATCAATATAAAGACACAACGTTTGTGAATACATCATTTGATGAAACTGTTCTTAATAACATGGTCTTCCAAGATATCTTGTTCGACGAAAATCTCGCTCGTAATGTTAAAATGACGGATACTACATTCAAAAACGTTAACTTTAAAAATGTTGAAGTTGATAATGCTTCATTTGAAAATGTTAAATTCAAAAATTGTGCGTTCGATAATGTAGTCATTAAAAATGCTACAATGTCTCAAAAACTTATAAATGAATTACAAAAGCAACACGTCGAATTAGAGAATGTTCAACCTTCAAAGTAG
- a CDS encoding LysM peptidoglycan-binding domain-containing protein produces the protein MQKKYITALIGTTAISALATTQAHAATTHTVKSGESVWSISHKYGISIAKLKSLNGLTSNLIFPNQVLKVSGSSSSASKSKTSSNSGSVYTVKAGDSLSSIAAKYGTTYKNIMKLNGLNNFLIVPGQKLKVSGSVSTSKSTSGSKKATSSSSGRTSTYTVQYGDSLSLIASKYGTSYQKIMQLNGLSNFFIYPGQKLKVPGGGSSSSSTSKSTSSGGYYTPVFYHQNLYTWGQCTWHVFNRRSEIGKGISTYWWNANNWDNAAAADGYSIDYNPTVGSIAQTDAGYYGHVAFVERVNSDGSILVSEMNWSAAPGYMTYRTIPSYQVRNYKFIH, from the coding sequence GTGCAAAAAAAATATATTACTGCCCTTATCGGAACAACAGCAATTAGTGCTTTAGCAACTACGCAAGCACATGCAGCAACGACACATACAGTAAAAAGTGGAGAATCAGTTTGGTCAATTTCTCATAAATACGGTATTTCAATTGCTAAATTAAAATCACTTAATGGCCTAACTTCAAACTTAATTTTCCCTAATCAAGTACTTAAAGTATCAGGATCATCATCTAGCGCGTCAAAATCTAAGACATCATCTAATAGTGGTTCAGTGTACACTGTAAAAGCGGGAGACTCATTATCATCTATTGCAGCTAAATACGGAACTACTTATAAAAATATTATGAAGTTAAATGGTTTAAATAACTTCTTAATTGTACCTGGTCAGAAGTTAAAGGTTTCTGGATCAGTATCAACGTCTAAATCTACAAGTGGCTCTAAAAAAGCGACTTCAAGTAGCTCAGGTCGTACATCTACGTACACTGTTCAATATGGTGACTCTTTATCATTAATTGCAAGTAAGTACGGTACTTCATATCAAAAAATCATGCAATTAAATGGACTTTCTAATTTCTTTATCTATCCAGGTCAAAAATTAAAAGTGCCAGGTGGAGGTTCAAGTAGTTCATCTACTAGTAAATCAACTTCAAGTGGTGGCTATTATACGCCAGTTTTCTACCACCAAAACTTATATACATGGGGTCAATGTACTTGGCACGTGTTTAACCGTCGTTCTGAAATCGGAAAAGGTATCAGCACATATTGGTGGAATGCAAATAATTGGGACAACGCAGCAGCTGCAGATGGTTATTCTATTGATTATAATCCGACAGTAGGTTCAATTGCTCAAACTGACGCTGGTTACTACGGTCATGTAGCCTTTGTTGAACGCGTGAATAGTGATGGTAGTATTTTAGTCTCTGAAATGAACTGGAGTGCAGCACCAGGTTACATGACTTATAGAACTATCCCTTCA